In Aspergillus flavus chromosome 3, complete sequence, one genomic interval encodes:
- a CDS encoding HotDog domain-containing protein, protein MPFVSKLGFGSPHYKQTNAEPFIANICRFSEDRPGNMLTTAVRPVCRSILNKSPTFGERLKNGQRYPLSTCSFNANTMFSAIRASTRLTSRTTVPRNTSKASVYAKMSTSTNNSLELNTTRTYDLIVQPSDLASAISSNAKIDKFPRVLTASRMVAFMEIAAARVVQPLLSPCQLSVGTSINITHSAPTPAGAKVTAEARYIGQRGKLYESEVIAKDEAGEVGRGSHERAIVEIARLENGAKKRGASQ, encoded by the coding sequence ATGCCCTTCGTAAGCAAACTCGGGTTTGGTTCACCACATTACAAGCAAACAAATGCCGAACCCTTCATTGCAAATATCTGCCGATTCTCGGAAGATCGACCGGGCAATATGCTGACTACCGCTGTTCGGCCAGTATGCCGAAGTATATTGAACAAAAGCCCTACTTTCGGTGAACGACTTAAGAATGGACAACGATACCCTCTGTCCACTTGCAGTTTCAATGCAAATACAATGTTCTCAGCGATCCGAGCATCTACCCGTTTAACATCTCGCACAACTGTCCCTCGAAACACATCAAAAGCATCCGTCTACGCCAAAATGTCCACAAGCACCAACAACTCACTCGAACTCAACACTACTCGCACGTACGATTTGATTGTTCAGCCATCTGATCTTGCAAGTGCCATATCAAGCAACGCAAAAATTGACAAATTCCCACGAGTTCTCACAGCCTCCCGCATGGTAGCGTTCATGGAAATCGCCGCTGCTCGGGTGGTTCAACCGTTGCTCAGCCCTTGTCAGCTGTCCGTTGGTACTAGCATCAATATTACACACTCAGCGCCTACACCTGCTGGGGCTAAGGTGACCGCCGAGGCAAGGTACATTGGTCAAAGGGGAAAGCTTTATGAGTCTGAAGTCATTGCCAAGGATGAGGCAGGAGAGGTAGGGCGCGGAAGTCACGAGAGGGCCATTGTGGAGATAGCGCGGTTGGAAAACGGtgcgaagaagaggggagCATCTCAGTGA